The genomic interval TGATTTACTAAATAATCTCACACACCAAAAACCTTTCCCATTCAAGTTTACACATACATGGTAATAAGCCAAGCCAACACGTAAATGGGAATGATGGGCATTTAAGACCAAAGATCATAGGTTAGGTTTCCCAAGTACCCAAGCCATACCCAGTTGCTATTAAAAGGCTCCTCTTCAAACTCTCATGCAATATCCATCTCATAtcatcaagagagagagagagagagagagatgaagtaCTACTTATCCCTAATTTGTGggtctctccttttcttttttcattgTTCAAATTGCTCTAGTGATCTCATCAACCATGCATGCAAGAGAGCCACAAAAGATGATCCAAACTTCagctacaacttttgtgtttcgaCTCTGAGATCCGATCCCAAAAGCCAGACCGCAAGCCTTCATGAGCTCGGAGTTATCTCCTTCGAGCTAGCCATTTTCAACGCAACTCGCATTACATCACACGTCGCGAAGCTCATGAAGAGTAAACTGTTTGACCCGTTTGCTAGAGCTTGCTTAAGAGATTGCTATGAACTTTATATGGATGCAGTTCCTACCCTAAAAGAGGCTCTTAGTGATTTTAAGTCTAAAGATTACTCCAAAGCCAACCTAGAGGTGAGCGCGGCCATCGATGCACCCACCACTTGTGAAGATGGGTTCAAGGAAAAGAAAGGGGAAGTGTCACCTTTGACCAAAGAGAACAAAGTCTTCTTCCAATTGACTGCAATTTCTCTAGCCTTTACTACTATGTTCAAATGATTCCCACAACCTATTATTATCGGCTGTATATGCATAGCATATACATATTGGCTTCATATATATGCTACCaagtaatcctaaaattaagttGTGCAACATATTTTTAATGacttttcttttatgaatttgtgGGGAGCGACTtatgaggattaaagatataatattttttttttatgtttgaaATATTAAATTCGaaatctaaaatttaaatttaagtaaattttaacaaaataaaatataaaattaaaccaAATTCATCCAAACCCACACAAATCTAAAACTTGAAATCCTTACTACTAATCAGATATCCGTTATATAAGTGTTTCTTTCCACTTTTTTGCATACTGTAAATTTTCCATGTTTCCAAAGTTAAACAAGTATTTCCTTCCACTCCTTTTGAATACTATAGAAAAGTATGCCGTTACCGTAAATTGTACATAGAAAAATACCAGTAATGGGGAGGAGCCAACAAGGTTacagaaaaagagaagaaaagaaaagaaaagaaaaggtgaATGGGAGTAAATCCCCCTGTACTTTGCACTTACCTACTGCCATTTTTGTCCCCAACAATCCTACTTTCATATGTAGGAACCAGGAAGTTTCCTTCACAGTGAAGACCTGGCTGTCCATTTCTCCAAAGCTCCAAATAAAAGAGGCGCGCCCTCCACACTAGCTTCCTTGTAACTCAAAAGACATCCAACAGAGAAAAGGCACTTAAAAATGTGGCATCTCTCCCACTTCTCCACCTCCGTGtgtttcttcatcttcttcttcttgcttcCTCACCAAACCAGTTGTTCCATCACTCCAATTTCCATTGACTTAATCAACACAACCTGTGACAGCTGTGCAAGCGAATCCACCATTTTTGATTACGGCTTCTGTTTAGCCTCTCTCCAAGCAATCCCCATCAGCTATGCCACAAACCTCCAAGGCCTTGCCATCATTGCAATGGAGCTAGCCATTGAGAATGCCACCAGCACAGTTTCGGGCATCATAAAGCTGTTGAGCAATGGGACTTTCGATCAATACACCACGCTGTGCCTTGAGGACTGCCTGGAGCTATACATTGATGCAATTGCAACACTGGGAAATTCTATTGGAACTTTTCTGTCTGGGCAGTATGATATTGCCAATGTATGGCTGAGTTCAGTGATGGAAGGAGCGAAGACGTGCGAGGGAGGATTTGAGGAGAAAGCGGGCGGGGTTTATCCATTGACAAAGGAGAACTACAATCTCTTCCAGTTGTGTGATATTGCTCTCTGCATCATTCATATGCTTTCTCAGCCTTTGCCCTCCTACTGAGCTATGTACCGTTGCTCCTATCAAAAGTTTGTTTAGAACGAAATATATTTCTACTTGGACGCTTTTCCTTTCCCTTCTATGCTTTTTTGATAATATTACAAGTCCCCTTGCATTTACCCTGACAATATTCTattaaaataagaaattaaagaattcatttttatttagaaacaaaaaaaaaaaaaaagttgctgTTTCTGAAAAGCCAAAGCTCAAAGCTCAAAGCTCAACTTTGTAGCACCATGGCACCTCTTCATGTGAGGATATTTTCCCAGATAGAGGTGCTTCAAATGATCTGTACACATCACCAGACTTTAAAAATGgcatggtggtggtggtgggcCTATATATATTGGTCTGTTTTATGTCTAACTTTGGGCACAAAAGGAATGGAAAACTCCATATGATTATGTTGTGTACAAATCTATGCAATAACCACAAAGTGAGGCATGAGAGCGTGCACACAGATCCATGCATTAGTCTAAGCTTCTCTGACGGGGATGACTCCTCGAGCTAAGTCTGCACACAAAGTACTCCCCTTAAAGGGTACTCTCGTCCCAACAACCACGGAATATGCTCATCTTGCATTGAGGGGCAGTACTCACCCGGCAAAAGCACTGGGGTTTGCTCTAGCCCCATAAAACACTCCTCAAGTAAGCCACTTTTGATAAGCCAAAGCCCTATTGAATAGCGGCACACTACACTGTTCTAGTAAAAGATAATACGCAAATCCATAACCACAAGTAGCGCTTTGCCAGCCAATAAACCAAGCACCAGCCCTGACACAGGACACACTCCATGACCCATGCCAATAACCCACAGGTACAACATTGCTGGACTAATGGCCACAAGCCCCCCTCGTTGACAAGGGCCAAACCCTAGAAAATGCCCATGTGAAGGCATATGAATTCTCATTGGCATCCCGCTAGCCCAATGGTACAAGATGATACAACAAGGTGGAAATTGGAGGGACAAGTGTATGTCTCAACCTCTCACTCACAAACACATAGCATAATATTCCCCATAGTCTTGTCCATACCACTCCCATTCCCTCATGGAAGCTCCAACTATCCCTTGTGAATGCCTAAAGCTCAAGTCTAAGCTCTCTCTAGAGTACTCAATGCCCACCATGACAGCAGGAGTGGTAAAAGGCCTCATGGTCGAATCAATGTTTAGTCTAGGATTCATTCATGCTCATCCATGCACCCTCCAACGCCCATCTAAGGCTATGATCATAATTTTTGGCACCCCTCGGCCTTTCATCCATGCACATATTATGAATCATGGATGAAGGAACATGAAATCGTGACCTACCATCCTAGTCCATCTATCAATGCCCTCATTCATCAAAACCATATACCCTCTCAAGGATAACACCTCTGGCTAACTCAAGTCCATGCATCATTATGAGTGATGGCTCCTCAAGGCCATCTCCTTTGAACAAAATCCAAATGCAAAGCCAATCACCCTAGCTCAAAATGAGATTCTTTTCAGCAGCTTCGATCATTCAATGTGAGACATGGGCTTGTCAGGAAAAACTCAAACCAATTCTGACTGAAAATAGAAATGAGACACGTTTCATCTAGAAAGCTCCACTTGAACCTCATGCTCCCCAGGGAATTTAACCAAATCTCTTTTTAAGGAACACATCCAGACAAAGACACCACAATTATTTCGTATGTTATCCTCATTCTATTCTGAATTGTAATCTCTATTGATAGATAGATCCGTAAGCAAAATCTCGTCATTACAACTCCAACAATGTATTGATGATGAGTCTATAACGCAGCTTAACTAAGTATTGCATTAAGAAACTCTCTTTCAAAAGGATTTGCATTGTTGAAGGTGAAAGAGACAATTGATTTGTCATATCTCAGGCCTTGGTAAGTTTCTTGGCACACTATCAAATCGTGTCTTATTTTCTTGGCTTCTTATCAAATTAAACTACATGCTTCACTGCTTCTGTGAACTCTCGTCAATTTATCTGAGTTCCATTCTTGCAAATGTTCTCCCGAAGTGGGGTAAACATATTAGCCGAACCTCTGCATGGTTCAAAGTGCACAGTGCCTAGCGGCTAGCATTGATCGTTTATGGATAGGATAAAGGAATGAGGAAGCTACTAGAAAAATATCGGGTGGGAAATATGCTTCGAAGATGAACCTGTTTCCATACAACAGTTGGGAATTATTGACAGAATCAAACTCTGAATATTTTACAATTAGAGTGATACATTTGTTTCTTGGCACACTTTTTGTTAATGCTCGACATACaatgttggcccacaacctagcagcttaagcttttaagtgaggtcataatctaacatggtatcagccATGGTTGCCAGAGGTCCTTGGTTATAGTCTTGTTGCCCTCgtttattgtttgtttgttaaAAAAGTATCTTATTCCTTATAATGGGTTACTATTGTTTGTTTATCACCACGTGCAATCAGGCTCCACAAAAATGGCTGCTGAGTTACATGCAGCAGCAAAGTGGTCAGTACCcaaaaaagaaacaaattttttCCTTGGTTAGcctaaagaaaaagatttgaggcCAGCAACAACAGTGAAACAAGTGAACGAACCCCCCATTCCACCCCCTACCCCCAAAAAAAGCATTTTTTGGGGGTGGGATAGGGGAAAAGCATGCAAACAACCAAAAAAATACTGCAAAAAGAGCTCTTATAAGCTCATATAATCAActggaacattttttttttctgtcaccatataaatggaataaaaaatatcaaagcttcatcctctttttctttttttcttttttacaacaCTTACAAAAACCCCTGGCCAAGCTGCTTTCCTTTGCTTTCTTGGGGGTTATACAGGCACTCGTTTCCCGCGGTTACGGTCAAAGAACtgcatgtgaaaaaaaaaaaaaaatgaggaagaaAAAAAACATACAAATCATACTGAAACTTAACTGCTCTTCCAGTGCCCTTTAGCTAGATGGCTCTTATATTTGATCTAGTCCAGATTGTAGGCTACAGCAGCAATCCGAGCACTTGCCTGGTCCCTAACTGGTTATTGCCCAATAATATAGTACATTTTTCACTATTTATTCTTATTACTTCTtgttattataatagtaatataattaCAATTTCTAATAACCGACCCCTTGACCCACAAAGAACCGAGGTTGTAGGAGCAATTGGAGGTTACCCAGCTCACAAGCCCACTCTCCTTCCATAAATGAGAGCGTTCATTGGAAGTCAAACCACCAAACTTGGTTTAAGAGGACAGATCTTAATATCTTGCCTGACACTAACTCAACTAAAGCTCAGTGGTGAGGATATTGCAGTAATGAAAATCTCATCACTGAAGTGATAACATAGAAACCACTGAAACAGCCTAGCAACAGCAATCCACACTTTCTATTATAAGCAATTATTTGTTTATTCAAGTTTGAAAAATCTCTACAGTCCATCTATTCTTTTATTTcaatgaataaatcttatataAAAGACCAATATCATAAATGACAATGGCAAACTATTATCTGATATTTTTAACCCTTACATTTTTAATAATaacttttaaagaaaaaattcataaacTAAATGATTCCAATCTCCCAAGACCAGGTTAAATATATATGAGAGTCACTAACGCTTCAGTGCACTATCTGACACACAGAATGGCACcttggaaaattaaaaataaaatacaataaaagcTTTTACTTGAAGAATAGATCCTGAAACATATCCCACAAAAATTCCCTCTTTTAATAAGAACATTTCAAACGATG from Malania oleifera isolate guangnan ecotype guangnan chromosome 9, ASM2987363v1, whole genome shotgun sequence carries:
- the LOC131164966 gene encoding putative invertase inhibitor, whose amino-acid sequence is MWHLSHFSTSVCFFIFFFLLPHQTSCSITPISIDLINTTCDSCASESTIFDYGFCLASLQAIPISYATNLQGLAIIAMELAIENATSTVSGIIKLLSNGTFDQYTTLCLEDCLELYIDAIATLGNSIGTFLSGQYDIANVWLSSVMEGAKTCEGGFEEKAGGVYPLTKENYNLFQLCDIALCIIHMLSQPLPSY